The Streptococcus pantholopis genome has a segment encoding these proteins:
- a CDS encoding alpha/beta hydrolase: protein MKKVSFFNYNGQGITMSANLYFPPEFDDAKTYPAIIVTHPAGGVKEQTSGLYAQHLAKANFITIAFDASYQGESSGLPRQLENPYIRVEDISGVADYLTTLRYVDSNRIGALGICAGGGYTVNAAINDRRLKAVATVSAANFGAMMRNGWTNNQSDAEALPLLEAASNARTEDCLKNTNQTIPLIPLKEEDAPSEEMRQSWEYYCTPRGGHPNAVGYATFRSFTQVLTYDAFFKADVFLTQPLLAIVGSAADSKWVSDTLIEKAASTDKKLVVIDGANHMELYDIPEYVSQAVEALSKFFTERL, encoded by the coding sequence ATGAAAAAAGTTAGCTTTTTCAACTATAACGGTCAAGGAATTACAATGTCTGCAAACCTGTATTTTCCGCCAGAATTTGATGATGCAAAGACCTATCCGGCTATTATTGTTACCCATCCTGCTGGAGGTGTAAAAGAACAGACTAGCGGTCTTTATGCTCAACATTTAGCGAAAGCTAATTTTATTACGATTGCTTTTGATGCCAGTTATCAAGGTGAGAGTTCTGGACTTCCAAGGCAGTTAGAAAATCCCTATATTCGTGTTGAAGACATCAGTGGAGTTGCCGATTATTTAACAACACTGCGCTATGTTGATTCTAATCGAATTGGTGCACTTGGTATTTGTGCAGGCGGTGGCTATACCGTTAATGCGGCTATAAATGACAGACGACTAAAAGCTGTAGCTACTGTTAGTGCAGCTAATTTTGGTGCCATGATGCGCAACGGATGGACGAATAACCAAAGTGATGCAGAAGCCTTACCATTATTAGAAGCAGCATCAAATGCACGAACAGAGGATTGCTTGAAAAACACTAATCAAACGATTCCTTTGATTCCGTTAAAAGAAGAAGACGCTCCCAGCGAAGAAATGCGCCAATCTTGGGAATACTACTGTACACCTCGCGGGGGCCATCCCAATGCAGTTGGATATGCAACGTTTAGGAGCTTTACTCAAGTATTAACCTATGATGCCTTCTTTAAAGCCGATGTGTTTTTAACTCAACCATTACTCGCTATTGTTGGAAGTGCAGCCGATAGTAAGTGGGTTAGCGATACATTAATCGAAAAAGCGGCTTCAACTGATAAAAAATTAGTTGTTATTGACGGAGCAAATCATATGGAGCTTTACGACATACCGGAATATGTCAGTCAAGCAGTAGAAGCGCTGAGTAAGTTCTTTACTGAAAGACTATGA
- a CDS encoding nitroreductase family protein produces the protein MKNELFELTRRRRAVRRYQSTKIDDDIIDEIIKVGLTAPTAFKKKTVKFIVVRDKATILKIGACKIYGGSQINGADTVIVVMVDNSSEFWIEDGAIASSYLWLAAEQFNIGACWVHIRNRNGKTKTSDEEIRALLNVSGDYTVLNVMALGEKAELKKSYTENDLDYSKVEKIL, from the coding sequence ATGAAAAATGAATTGTTTGAATTAACAAGACGAAGACGAGCAGTAAGAAGGTATCAATCCACTAAAATCGATGATGATATTATTGATGAGATTATTAAAGTTGGTCTCACAGCTCCTACAGCATTTAAGAAAAAGACAGTAAAATTTATAGTTGTTAGAGATAAGGCGACAATCTTAAAAATTGGTGCATGTAAGATATATGGCGGTTCTCAGATTAATGGTGCAGATACTGTTATTGTAGTTATGGTTGATAATTCGTCAGAGTTTTGGATCGAAGATGGAGCAATTGCCTCCTCTTATCTTTGGCTAGCGGCAGAGCAGTTTAATATAGGTGCCTGCTGGGTGCATATTCGAAATCGAAATGGTAAAACCAAAACTTCAGACGAAGAAATACGGGCTCTCCTTAATGTTTCTGGTGACTATACCGTCTTAAATGTGATGGCGTTAGGTGAAAAGGCAGAATTGAAAAAATCATACACTGAAAACGATTTAGATTACTCTAAAGTTGAAAAAATCCTATAA
- the gatC gene encoding Asp-tRNA(Asn)/Glu-tRNA(Gln) amidotransferase subunit GatC, with product MKISEEEVRHVAKLSKLSFSEEETAEFADTLTKIVDMVELLNEVDTDGIPVTTTMAESKTVMREDVAQKGDDRDALFKNVPQSDNYYIKVPAILEDGGDA from the coding sequence ATGAAAATTTCTGAAGAAGAAGTACGTCATGTGGCTAAGCTGTCCAAATTGTCCTTTTCTGAAGAAGAGACAGCTGAATTTGCAGATACCCTGACAAAAATTGTTGATATGGTAGAGCTGCTAAACGAAGTAGATACAGACGGTATCCCAGTGACAACAACGATGGCAGAAAGTAAGACAGTGATGCGTGAAGATGTGGCTCAGAAGGGAGATGACCGGGATGCTCTCTTTAAAAATGTACCGCAGTCTGACAATTACTACATTAAAGTGCCGGCTATTCTGGAAGATGGAGGAGATGCTTAA
- the gatA gene encoding Asp-tRNA(Asn)/Glu-tRNA(Gln) amidotransferase subunit GatA has translation MSFNHKTADELHQLLVKKEISATELTKATLEDIKKREETVASFITISEDAALAQAAKLDKQGIDADKPLAGIPVAVKDNISTKGILTTAASKMLYNYEPIFDATAVEKLYRKDMVVIGKTNMDEFAMGGSTETSYFKKTKNAWNQAKVPGGSSGGSAAAVAAGQVRLSLGSDTGGSIRQPASFNGIVGLKPTYGTVSRFGLIAFGSSLDQIGPLSQTVKENAQLLNVIAGYDVKDSTSSKHQEEDFTAKIGQDIKGMRMALPKEYLGEGIAPEVKETILNAAKHFEKLGAAVEEVTLPHSPYGVAVYYIIASSEASSNLQRFDGIRYGYRTEKAGSLDDIYVNTRSEGFGDEVKRRIMLGTFSLSSGYYDAYFKKAGQVRTLIIRDFEKVFADYDLILGPTAPTAAFDLETLNHDPVAMYLADILTIPVNLAGLPGISIPAGFSGGLPVGLQLIGPKYSEPVIYQAAAAFEATTDYHQQQPLIFGGEA, from the coding sequence ATGTCTTTTAATCATAAAACGGCTGATGAGCTGCATCAGCTTCTCGTCAAAAAAGAAATTTCCGCAACAGAATTAACAAAGGCGACACTGGAAGATATTAAGAAGCGCGAGGAGACGGTTGCCTCTTTTATTACGATTTCAGAAGATGCTGCTCTAGCACAGGCTGCTAAGCTTGATAAACAAGGGATTGATGCGGATAAGCCCTTGGCCGGTATTCCTGTAGCCGTTAAGGACAATATTTCAACAAAAGGTATCTTGACAACGGCTGCGTCAAAAATGCTTTACAATTATGAGCCCATCTTTGATGCCACAGCCGTTGAAAAGCTTTATAGAAAAGATATGGTTGTCATTGGCAAAACTAATATGGATGAGTTTGCTATGGGCGGTTCTACCGAAACCTCTTATTTTAAGAAAACAAAGAATGCCTGGAATCAGGCCAAAGTCCCCGGCGGTTCCTCGGGCGGATCTGCTGCAGCTGTTGCTGCCGGGCAGGTGCGTCTGTCACTAGGGTCAGATACCGGCGGTTCTATTCGCCAGCCGGCTTCATTTAACGGTATTGTCGGCCTCAAACCCACTTACGGTACCGTCTCACGGTTTGGTCTGATTGCCTTTGGCAGCTCACTGGATCAAATTGGTCCGCTGTCGCAAACAGTTAAAGAAAATGCACAGCTTCTTAATGTTATCGCAGGATATGATGTTAAAGATTCTACTTCATCTAAGCATCAAGAAGAGGATTTTACTGCTAAGATTGGGCAGGATATCAAGGGAATGCGAATGGCTCTGCCTAAAGAATACCTTGGTGAAGGAATTGCGCCGGAGGTAAAAGAAACCATTCTCAACGCTGCTAAGCACTTTGAAAAACTGGGGGCAGCAGTAGAGGAAGTGACACTGCCGCACAGTCCATACGGCGTGGCGGTCTACTATATCATTGCTTCGTCAGAAGCTTCTTCGAATTTACAGCGTTTTGACGGTATTCGCTATGGCTACCGTACTGAAAAAGCGGGCAGTCTTGATGACATTTATGTCAATACGCGCAGCGAAGGCTTTGGCGATGAAGTCAAGCGCCGTATCATGCTGGGGACCTTCAGCCTGTCATCGGGCTATTATGATGCTTACTTTAAGAAAGCCGGACAGGTTCGGACCCTTATCATTCGCGACTTTGAAAAAGTGTTTGCGGATTATGACTTAATTTTAGGGCCGACAGCGCCGACAGCTGCTTTTGATTTAGAAACACTCAACCATGACCCTGTTGCTATGTATCTGGCTGATATACTGACAATACCTGTGAATTTAGCTGGTCTGCCGGGGATTTCTATCCCTGCCGGCTTTAGCGGCGGCCTTCCGGTCGGTTTGCAGCTGATCGGACCTAAATATTCAGAACCGGTCATTTATCAGGCGGCAGCAGCTTTTGAAGCTACGACTGACTACCACCAACAGCAGCCTTTAATTTTTGGAGGTGAAGCCTAA